The Streptomyces tendae genome includes the window ACCCGAAGGGTGCCTGTCCGTCCCCGGTCCCTACCGCGTGGTGCCCCGCCTCGACCGTGCGGTCGTCCGAGGCCGCGACAAGGACGGCAATCCTCTGGTGATCGAAGGCAGGGGATACTTTGCCCGGTGCCTGCAGCACGAAACCGATCACCTGCACGGCCACCTGTATCTGGACCGGCTCGCGCAGAAGGAACGGAAAGCTGCTCTCCGGGAGATGCAGGACTCCCAGGACAAGGTGTTCGCCCGGAGGGCCGCCGCGGCGAAGCGGCTCGGGAAGTGACTGGCGTTCTTCCAGACCCGCCTTCGGCTCCGGCCGGCCGCTCCGCGGCTATGCGTCGTCGTCCCCGTCTTCCTGCCGAGGGTCGCGCAGAGGACGCAGACCCGGTGTTGGGGGACTGGTGAAGGCGTAGCGGCCGAGGAAGTTGATGTGGTCGTACTGGAGTGGGGAGAGGCGGGCGAGAAGCTCGTCGGTGACCGGAAAACCGTCGGCGGCCAGCTGCTTGACGGCGGCGTCGATGTAGAGGCTGTTGAAGAGCACCACAGAGTTGAGGGCCAGGCCGAGGGCGCCGAGTTGGTCCTCCATGCCTTCGCGGTAGTGCTGGCGCAGTTCACCGCGCTGCCCGAAGAAGATCTTCCGGGCGAGGCGGTGGCGAGCTTCGGTGACGTTGAGCTGGGCACCGATCATCCGCCGGTATCCCTCATCCGAGACGAACTGAAGCAGGTGCAGGGTCTTGAAGATCCGCCCATAGTGGGCGAACGCGTCGCCCAGCCCGGTCGGCTTGCCGTCCCGGGAGAGCATGCGGATCAGGTCGTGGCCGCGAACTTCCCCCAGGGTGAGCGACCCGGCCACACGGAGCATGTCGCCCCAGTGGGCGCGTATCCGGTCCAGGCGGATGGTGTGGTTCGAAACCGGCTGGAGCGGCCCGTAGTCGGCCGCGGTGTTCGTCCGCCACAGCCGCGCGTCAGAGATATCGGCGATCCTCGGCGAGAACTGGTAGCCGCAGATCGCGAACAGACCGAAGACGATGTCCGAGTACGAAGCGGTGTCCGTGATGACCGTCTCCGGCTTCGGCCCGCCGTCGCGGGCGTGGATCGCGTCCAGGATGAACAGCGAGTCGCGCAACGTGCCCGGCACGACCACCCCTCCCAGCCCCATCACCTGGTCGTTGACCACATTCAGCCAGGTGGCGCCCTTGTGCCGCAGGCCGAAGTACCGGGCGTTCGATCCCGCGTACAGGGTCTGCACGGGGACCGTGAAGCGGACTCCGTCGGCGGAGGCGACCAGGCCGCCGCCCCACGCCCGTACGACGTCGATCTTCGCCTGGGCCTCGATGAACAGGCTGTTGGCCGCCGAGATGTTCTCGGCCCGGAAGTAGCCCTGGTCGACCTGGACCAGACGACCGCGGGTGAGCGCCGGGACGTCCGGCTTGATGACGGGGGTCAGGCCCACGTTGCACGCCTCGCTCAGCAGCACCGCGCACAGGCTGGTGACGAAGCCCTCCATGCCGGAGTCGGCGCCGGAGATGTGCGTGAATGCCTCCGGCATGCCGGTCAGCTCGGCGACCTCCAGCAGCAGCTCGGGGAAGTCGACCTTCGGCAGCATGCCGTTGACCAGCTGCCGGAACGGCGGCATGAGCTTGGGCTCCTCGGCCTTGCCGAGCTTGGCCAGCTTCAGCTTTCCGCCCGCCACCTCCAGCGCGCTGTTGCCCGGCAGCCCGGCGGCGACCTGGACGTACGCGGCGTGCAGGGCGGAGGCGAGTTCGGCGAGGTGCCCGGCCGGCTCGCTCTCCAGGCCGAGCGCGGTGAGCACCTTCGGCTCGGCGGCCCTCCATTTCTCCCCGGCAAGCAGCTTGGCGCGGGGGTCGCCCCAGCGGTCGCCGTCCCTGGCGAACACGTCCCGCCGGCGCAGGGCGCGGTGCAGATGCTCCAGGACGCAGAACGAGTACGCCGCCTTGTCCACCAGGCCGTGCGGCAGGTTAGGGTTGGCGAACACCAGCCGCCGCCACGAGCCGGTCACCAGCTCCATGGAGACCTCCTCGGCGCCGACCTTCTTCCGGCCGATCAGGTCCGGCAACTGCTTGAGGGCCTTCACGACCGGGACGCCGGCCTCGACCGAGCCGAAGTCGATGACCTCGACCAGGAGGCGGATGAAGCCGCGCACGGTGCCGTAGCGGGCGACCAGTTCGGCCCGCCATTCCGCGTCGTCGTCCCCATCGCCGCCCGGGACCACCGCGGCGATCGTGGCGAGCGCCTCGGCCAGCTGCTCGCGCGGTACGACCTGCTCAATCGCCGACCACGCGTCCACCACGGAGACCATCTCGCCTGACTCGGTTGCCGGAGGCGTCGTCATCAGCACGTCGACCGCCGCGGCGACCTTCTTCGCCGCCTTCCTCAGCTGGGGCAGAGCCTTGAGCTTGGCGTCGTTGCCCATCCGCTCGGCCTTCGCCAGCAGTTTCGTGGCCATCAGCGCGTGCAGCAGATCGAGCGCGTCGTCCACCGTCGCGGTCTCCAGGCGCCGCACGGCCGCCAGCAGGGTGGCGGTCTGCCTCGTGACCTCCAGGCGCTTAAGCGTCGGCGCCTTCGAGGTCAGCCCGTAGCGGGCCAGCCCGGTCATCCGTGCGGCCGGGACCCGACCGACGTCGACCGCGCCGGCACCCAGGCCCCGCACCTCACGGGCGCGGTCCAGCGCCAGCTCCATCGCCTTGCCCGACACCCGCATCGGCCCCAGCCGCAGCCGCTCCAGCTCCGATACCCGCTTTTTCTCCGGCACCTCCAGCAGCCGGACCATCTCGGTACGCAGGTCGTACGGCACCGCCTCGTACAGCGCGGCGTGCAGCCGATCGTTCTCCTCCTGGCGGACCGCGGCCACCATCCGGGCCAGCGTCGTCACGCCGGGCAGCAGCACCCGGTTGTTCACCAGCCACACCACCGCCCGGTCGAACAACGCGCGCGGCCCCTCCAGCGACGACCACACCCGCGCCGCCAGAAACTCCCGCAGCCCCGCCTCACCCGCGGCGAAGTCCCGGTAGCCGTACTCGTCGCGGATCTCCCACGCGTGCTCGTACGCCGTCTGCGGGCGCACCCCGTACTCGGCAAAGTGCTCATCGCCGATGCCGAGCTGCTCGGCAACGAACCGCACCACGGAAGCCGGGACGGCCGTGGGGTCCTCGGTCAGGAAGGTGCCGAGCATCCGCACCGTGCCCCACTGCACCGCCCACCCCAGCCTTGTCGCCGGACGGCGCTTCGCCCGCGCCAAACCCAGGGCCTTGGTGTCCAGGCGGAAGAACTGCTCCAGCTCCCCGGGCGACGGTTCCGTGGCGAACCGCCCGTAGCGGGCCTCTTGCTCGGCAGACAGATACTCAACAGGCATGCCGAGGAACGTAGAGCCCGCTGACCAGGCAAAACGGGCACGTCACCGAACCGGAATCAAGATCACTCCGCTACCGCTAATTTCCGTTCGGATACTCCCCGAGGGCCGTAAGGGGACCCGGACGGACTCGACCAATGATCGTTAGCTCTGGCGCCGGGTGCGCTTCTCGGCGCGGGCCCGTGCCAGGGCTGCCCGGTAGGTCTCCTCGTTCCTCGATCGGGTCAGGGGCACGTCGAGACGGCGCCGGTCCTCTATCTGCGCCTCGTGCACGGCCTCTGGCTCGCGGGATGCCCAGCGGCGCGGCTGCTCCTGCTGCGGGCGCGGGGTGTACCTGTCCAGCCCCCAGCGGCTGGACAGTTCAGCCCGCTCGGCTTCCCGCCGCAGCTCGGCCTCCGCTGCGATCCGTGCGGCCTCGCGGCGGCGCTCCTGCTCGCGCAGCTCGGCCTGGCGGTCGCGCAGGTCTGCTGGGGCGGCAGGGGTGGCCATGAAGCGGGCCCGCTCGGCAACGGCAGTGGGGACGTGATCCCACCTGGTGACGTGGTCGGCCTGGGCGACGGGGCGCCGGCGGCCGCCGTAGCCGTGGGCGTTGCGCCGGTCGTTGATGAGGCGCCACAGCCTCCACGCGGCCAGGCGGCCCACGTCGTCCACCCCGGCCACGCTGCTGGACAACAGCTCGACCAACTCGTACTCGGTGGCGCGTCGCAGTGCGATCAGGACCGTGCGCTGCAGGTCGGTCCACGCGGAAGCCACCTGCCAGCGTCCAAGCTCGTCCCAGTACCCGGAGGGCAAAAGAACCTTCCCGTGGCCCAGTTGGGCCCGCCAGGCGTGCCAGGCACGGCGCAGGACCCTGTCTGCGACGGCGCGAGGGTCGTCACCGGACAGGAACGCGGGCTTCTTTCCAGGCGCCGCCGGAGGCGTCGTTTTTGCTTGTCCCATCTCGTTTGACCAGCTCAGCCCCCTACTACCTGTAGAAAGAACACCAGATAGTGGTGAAACCCCCCTCGCGTTAAGAGGGGACGTTTTGCCATTGGTCATCAGGCGGTGAGTCAGGGCCTCGGCGCGGTCGCGGTCGGCCACGGCCCAGCACCGCAGATCGCGGGGCCCGGCTTCCTTGCCCAGGGCCTTGGCGGAGCTGCGGATGGCCTCGGCGGCTGCGGCCGCCGAGGAGTCGGCCGGGTGCTCCCAGCGCGGTGCGGCGTCCAGCTCGGCGGCTCCCTCCTCGTCCACGGCGACGACTTCGGGTTCGCCGGACAGCACCGCGGCGTCGGCGGCGTCGGTCAGGTGGCCGTACCGGGCGTCCGCGTAGGGGTCCTCGAACTCCGGGAGGTCCCAGACCTTCAGCTGCTGGGCTAGGTCGTCCGGGAGGTCATGGGGGATGGCGTCGGTCCGCAGCACGAGGGCGTAGACGGCTCGCCGGCCGGGGGCCGGGGCGATGTCACGGGCGCTGAGGCCGTATCGGCACAGGCCCTTCAGGTCGTCCCAGAACCGGTCCTCCCCTACGCCGAACTGCCAGGCGTAGCGGGCGGCCAGAGTCATGCCTCCGTCCGTACGGCCGGTGCCCCACTGGCCGACGACGCGGCCGGTGGCCGGGTCCAGCTCCTGCTGGGAGAGGAACCGGGCCAGGCGGTACTTCGTGGCGGGCAGCAAGCCACGCCCGTGTGCCAGCTCAGCGACCCGGTACCACATGATCAAGCTGATGTCGGGAAACCGGAGTACAGCGGACTGGTCTTGGTCCAAGCAGTGCGGTGTGACCTGCATCGATCCGACTGAGCCGGGAGAGCTCCAATCAGGGCGTGCTAGGCCGACACCGTAGCCATGAGCTACGATGCGAAAGCCTCCTGATTTCAGGTAGGCACACGAGAGCCCGGTGCCGGCTTGGTAACCCGACACCTGGTTCGTGCGCTAACAGATGAAGATGGGGATCTCAGGTAGCGGTTGGGAGCCTGAGCTGGGATCCCTCCGGACGTTGCAAGTGCCTCGGCTGGTAAGGCCGGGGCCTTTTAGCGTCCGGATGTTGTCGTCATCCGGCCTTGGACATCTCCTCCTCGGCGCGCTGGCGGGCTTCCCTCGCCTTGCGTCGGGTCTCCCGTTGGTGCAGCAGCTTGAGGGCTTCGCGTAGGACTTCAGCGCCGCTGAGCCCCATCTCGGTCACCAGCTCTTCGTAGGCGTCCCGAAGTTCCTCGCCAGGGTGCAGGACAAGCTGGGCACGCAGGGACTTGTCGGCTGGAAACGTCGTCGACCTTCCCGTGTGCTGAACCCCACGTCGTCCTGTCATGCGGCGATCTTATCCACAACGGGACCTCGATGATTCATGAACACCCTTGTTTTCCCTGTTGAGCTGCACTTCAGGTGGGGCGGTGTGTCCGGCCTGAGCGGTCCGTACACGACCTGAATCGTTGGGGCGTCTGGGCTATACGGCTTGGGAAGGGTCTGCCAGTCGCCGCTGAACGTCTGCTCAGGAACCGCTCTTTCCGGTGACGTGGGTGCTGGCGCGGAGGGTGGCCCAGCTCAGTGCCCAACTCCCCTGCGGTGGTTCCGCAGGTGACGTGGTGAATCGGAAAGGGACGGGGTGCCAGGCGTAGTGCGGCCTCGGGGAACATCGGTGCAGCGGATATCGGTGAGGTGGGCGCTTTGCTTGATGGTCAGACAGCGCGTAGCCGTGGCCCCTGAAAAGTTTCCGGCTCCTCGATGGGGTCGGAGGCGGCTTCTGTCGCCTCTTCTGCCGTGTCCTGGGCCGCGGAGCGAAACTTCGTCTTGAGGTGCGGCGTCGCCTTCATGGTGGCGGCGGTGAGCGCACCGCCCGCTACCGCGGAGACCGTGACAAGCGCGGCGACGGCACGTTTTCCGTTGAGTAGGTCTGCATGGCCAACCAGGTTCCTGGCGCCGTCGCGCAGGAGCGTGCTGTACCCCCCGCTCGCCGAGTTCGACAGGGCCGTCCCGACCGTGCGCTTCACCAGCATCAGTTCCCAGACCGAGCCACCCCAGCGAATGTTCATGGGGCCACTGTAGGAGGCTCCAGGGAGGGAAAGTGGCGGGTTTCCCACGTATCTCCTCCGCCCACCTAACTCTGGCTACGCCTCACGGTGACACCTTGGTTGAACACGGACTGCTCAGCGACGGCTGGCCATCGCGCCACTGGATGAGGGCCGGGGCCCGCGGAGTTGATCTGTGACGGGGCCCAGCCAGGGCCCCGTCAACAAACCATCAGGACGAGCTGCTAACCAGCCGGAGGGCTGGCCGGTCTTCCTCTGCACCGAGCATGCGCCGCACCTGGGCTACGCTCCAGGCCAGCTCGTGAGCCAGTTCAGTCATTGTCAGCCCGTGGTCACAGGCAAGGGTGAAGGCCTGGGACAGCAGCGCGGGCTGTTCGCCGGGATAGCCAGCCAAGGGCTCCGGAGTGAAGCCGGGTTGCCCCTGCAGGCCGTGCAACCGCTGATAGGCGCGGCTGGCCGAGGAGTCCGACAGGAGTCCGAGTTCTCGGCAGCGGTACAACAGGGAGTGCACCGATACGCCCCAACCGTCGCGGAGCTGCGAGAGCTTGTGCAGGTCCGCCCGTGCGGGCAGCTCGGACAGGATCGATTCGCGGGGGGTGAGGAACTCGGCTGCGAAGGTGTCGGCCTCGCGTTCCTGGGTGATGTCACCGGGATTGGTGTCGCCGTGCAGGATCAGGTGACCCAGCTCGTGAGCGGCACTAAAGCGGTGCCGGTAAACGTCGTCGGTCCGGTTGGGCGTCAGTACGATCAACGGGCGCGGGAGGCGTGAGGTGGAGAAGGCGTCAACGGAGCGCAGATCCTCGTCGCGCTGTGGGGTGACCACCACGATGCCGTGTGCTTCCAGGCGCCGGACCAGGTGAGCGATGGGTCCGGTGCCCAGCCCCCACGCGACTCGCAGGGCTCGGGCGGCGGAGGCGGGATCGCTGGGCAGATCAGTGCCCGGATGCACCTCGCCGCCGGCGAAACCGGGGAGGTCGACCACGGGGAGCTGGACACGTTTCTCCAGCGCGTAGGTCAGCTCCCAGACTTGTTCGGTGAATGCGACGGCCTTGGCCCGCTGATATGCCCGGGTGCTGCGCAGACTGCGGAAGTGAGCAGCGGAGGGGTCCAGCCGTGCGTGCGGGCGTCCCGCCAGGAAGTACGTCAGCGGCACATCCAAAATCTCGGCCAGGCGCGGCAACAGGTCGGGGCGTGGCCGGTTGGTGCCCATCTCGTACTGGCTCACCGCAGCAGGGGTGACCCCCAGCTCGTCGGCCAGCTGCCTCTTCGTCATGCCGGTGAAGCTTCGGGCTTGGGTCAGCCGGGCGGGGTCGAAGAGCTCGTGCACGGCAGCCGGGGACGGTTGTTTCCGGTCGGCGCGGTCCTTACCGGGGCCGCTGCGGCCGCCCGGGGCGGTGAACAGCGGTGGTTGGGTGTTCTTACTCATCGCCGTTTTCTATGTCGGAAATGGTTGGTTCCTGTTCAGCAGACGGACGCTTGGCGACCTCGAAGCGGTGCGTGACTCCCAGGTCAGGCAGGTCGCCGCCGGCGAAGCCCTGTTCGCGCGGGACGGGGGCACCCGCTGTGCGCAGGTCATCGCGAGAGTCGCTGGAGTCCTGCTCCGCGGTGGCGATGCTCATGTCGAGCGGCTCGGGATTCCACACCATGGTGCCGTCGTCCTCCAGCGACGTCGGCGTACCCCACCAGGCGGCCAGGACCTTGTCGCTGTCGGCGTTGGCAGCGTACGCGACGTAGATCACCGTCAGCTGCTCTGCCTCGGCCGCCGCGACGGCCTCGGCCACCGAGGGGTCCGCGGCCGGCTCGATGTTCTCGGAATCGCTGTCGAACAGCGTCGGCGGAGGTTGCGCAGGGCCAACGCCGTTGTCGCGAGAAACCTGGTGGGGAATCTTCGTGCTCAGCTTTGCGCGGGAGATCGGTTCCTTCAGCGAGTCGGCGTGTCGAAAGGGGATCAGCACTCGCCCGTTGACGACCGCCAGGCTGTACGACGCCCCCTTGGGCTTGCGGGCCTCATAGCCAGGGAGTTCAGCCAGCTCGAACTGCTTGACGACCTGTCCGTAGCGCGTGGCCCACATGCTGCCGTAGGCGCGCTTGTCCTCGGCCCCCGCCTTCCGGGCCGCCACCTGCACCTCGTAGGCGGTTTGTTGACCACGTGCTAGGCCGTTAACCACGTGCCGTATCACCTTGGCAGCGTGATCACCGAACTGTTCAACGGCCCACTGCGACGGCGTGATCTCACCAGCCATGATCCCCCCAGGAAGCTAGCAACTTACCGAATC containing:
- a CDS encoding Tn3 family transposase; this translates as MPVEYLSAEQEARYGRFATEPSPGELEQFFRLDTKALGLARAKRRPATRLGWAVQWGTVRMLGTFLTEDPTAVPASVVRFVAEQLGIGDEHFAEYGVRPQTAYEHAWEIRDEYGYRDFAAGEAGLREFLAARVWSSLEGPRALFDRAVVWLVNNRVLLPGVTTLARMVAAVRQEENDRLHAALYEAVPYDLRTEMVRLLEVPEKKRVSELERLRLGPMRVSGKAMELALDRAREVRGLGAGAVDVGRVPAARMTGLARYGLTSKAPTLKRLEVTRQTATLLAAVRRLETATVDDALDLLHALMATKLLAKAERMGNDAKLKALPQLRKAAKKVAAAVDVLMTTPPATESGEMVSVVDAWSAIEQVVPREQLAEALATIAAVVPGGDGDDDAEWRAELVARYGTVRGFIRLLVEVIDFGSVEAGVPVVKALKQLPDLIGRKKVGAEEVSMELVTGSWRRLVFANPNLPHGLVDKAAYSFCVLEHLHRALRRRDVFARDGDRWGDPRAKLLAGEKWRAAEPKVLTALGLESEPAGHLAELASALHAAYVQVAAGLPGNSALEVAGGKLKLAKLGKAEEPKLMPPFRQLVNGMLPKVDFPELLLEVAELTGMPEAFTHISGADSGMEGFVTSLCAVLLSEACNVGLTPVIKPDVPALTRGRLVQVDQGYFRAENISAANSLFIEAQAKIDVVRAWGGGLVASADGVRFTVPVQTLYAGSNARYFGLRHKGATWLNVVNDQVMGLGGVVVPGTLRDSLFILDAIHARDGGPKPETVITDTASYSDIVFGLFAICGYQFSPRIADISDARLWRTNTAADYGPLQPVSNHTIRLDRIRAHWGDMLRVAGSLTLGEVRGHDLIRMLSRDGKPTGLGDAFAHYGRIFKTLHLLQFVSDEGYRRMIGAQLNVTEARHRLARKIFFGQRGELRQHYREGMEDQLGALGLALNSVVLFNSLYIDAAVKQLAADGFPVTDELLARLSPLQYDHINFLGRYAFTSPPTPGLRPLRDPRQEDGDDDA
- a CDS encoding helix-turn-helix domain-containing protein, coding for MHELFDPARLTQARSFTGMTKRQLADELGVTPAAVSQYEMGTNRPRPDLLPRLAEILDVPLTYFLAGRPHARLDPSAAHFRSLRSTRAYQRAKAVAFTEQVWELTYALEKRVQLPVVDLPGFAGGEVHPGTDLPSDPASAARALRVAWGLGTGPIAHLVRRLEAHGIVVVTPQRDEDLRSVDAFSTSRLPRPLIVLTPNRTDDVYRHRFSAAHELGHLILHGDTNPGDITQEREADTFAAEFLTPRESILSELPARADLHKLSQLRDGWGVSVHSLLYRCRELGLLSDSSASRAYQRLHGLQGQPGFTPEPLAGYPGEQPALLSQAFTLACDHGLTMTELAHELAWSVAQVRRMLGAEEDRPALRLVSSSS